A genomic window from Massilia sp. METH4 includes:
- a CDS encoding alpha/beta fold hydrolase — MNKNTKHFTMQGHAGLMEGLIDLPLDGKKPRGIALVAHPHPLYGGTMENKVTQTLARAFVALDYTVARINFRGVGQSEGEHDRGHGETDDMELLYEHMVEKFPDLPVALAGFSFGTFVQSQLAKRLEAAGKPVQGLVLVGAAAGKWQMPEIAPNTILIHGENDDTIPVQAVFDWARPQDVPVVVIPGADHFFHRKLNHIKSWVIALWLGRAQHKDDPEDA, encoded by the coding sequence ATGAACAAGAACACCAAGCATTTCACCATGCAGGGCCATGCCGGCTTGATGGAAGGCCTGATCGACCTGCCCCTCGATGGCAAGAAGCCGCGCGGCATCGCCCTGGTGGCGCACCCGCATCCGCTGTACGGCGGCACGATGGAAAACAAGGTCACGCAAACGCTGGCGCGCGCCTTCGTGGCGCTCGACTATACCGTGGCCCGTATCAACTTCCGCGGGGTCGGCCAGTCCGAGGGCGAGCATGACCGCGGCCATGGCGAAACGGACGACATGGAGCTGCTCTACGAGCACATGGTCGAGAAGTTCCCCGACCTGCCGGTGGCACTGGCAGGCTTCTCGTTCGGCACCTTCGTGCAATCGCAGCTGGCGAAACGCCTGGAAGCCGCCGGCAAGCCGGTACAGGGCCTGGTGCTGGTGGGCGCCGCCGCCGGCAAGTGGCAGATGCCGGAGATCGCACCGAACACGATCCTGATCCATGGCGAGAACGACGACACGATCCCCGTGCAGGCAGTGTTCGACTGGGCCCGTCCGCAGGACGTGCCGGTGGTGGTGATCCCGGGTGCCGACCACTTCTTCCACCGCAAGCTCAATCACATCAAGAGCTGGGTCATCGCGCTGTGGCTGGGCCGCGCGCAGCACAAGGACGACCCCGAGGACGCGTGA
- a CDS encoding VanZ family protein, whose amino-acid sequence MAGDESAGAATGPVQPPVPAGPGGPAQETRPQRGSPVARASLLAYLLLIIYASWYPFSGWHNQGLSPFIFLEHTSMPRYWTKFDATVNVIGYVPFGMLIAYALHPALRGILAFIAAACLGALVSGLMEAVQTFLPSRVSSNLDFYTNAAGCALGGLIGVLTARKLLDTSHLYRLRQRWFALHASQGLVLVALWPLAQIYPTSFLFGQGQVLPTLSGWLSGLLEMEIDLLAYVRPDPELTVEQYWLSETMITACAMVGGALTLLCLMRRPAPRLLLAAVLLAAAVLTKTLASALLFTPDNAFVWVTPGAQGGFLIGGIMVAGLAFAPPMAQRRLAIATIVLGLLVVNSTPVNPYFSATMQDWVQGKFLNFNGAARFLSLLWPFCALWFLWLPSHKLNKS is encoded by the coding sequence ATGGCCGGGGACGAAAGCGCCGGCGCCGCCACGGGCCCGGTTCAACCGCCGGTGCCGGCCGGGCCGGGCGGACCGGCACAGGAAACCCGGCCGCAGCGCGGTTCGCCGGTGGCGCGCGCCAGCCTGCTCGCCTACCTGCTGCTGATCATCTACGCCAGCTGGTATCCCTTCTCCGGCTGGCACAACCAGGGACTGTCGCCGTTCATCTTCCTCGAACATACGTCGATGCCGCGCTACTGGACGAAGTTCGACGCCACGGTGAACGTGATCGGCTACGTTCCCTTCGGCATGCTGATCGCCTATGCGCTGCACCCGGCGCTGCGCGGTATCCTGGCCTTCATCGCGGCGGCCTGCCTTGGCGCGCTGGTGTCCGGCCTGATGGAAGCGGTGCAGACCTTCCTGCCCAGCCGCGTGTCGTCGAACCTCGACTTCTATACGAACGCGGCCGGCTGCGCGCTCGGCGGCCTGATCGGCGTACTCACGGCGCGCAAGCTGCTCGATACGAGCCACCTGTACCGGCTGCGGCAGCGCTGGTTCGCGCTGCACGCCAGCCAGGGCCTGGTGCTGGTGGCGCTGTGGCCGCTGGCGCAGATCTACCCCACATCTTTCCTGTTCGGCCAGGGGCAGGTGCTCCCCACGCTGTCCGGCTGGCTGAGCGGCTTGCTGGAGATGGAGATCGACCTGCTGGCCTACGTGCGCCCCGATCCCGAGCTGACGGTGGAGCAGTACTGGCTGTCCGAAACGATGATCACTGCTTGCGCCATGGTCGGCGGCGCGTTGACGCTGCTGTGCCTCATGCGCAGGCCGGCGCCGCGCCTGTTGCTGGCCGCGGTCTTGCTGGCCGCCGCCGTGCTGACGAAGACGCTCGCCTCTGCCCTGCTGTTCACCCCGGATAACGCCTTCGTATGGGTCACGCCCGGGGCGCAGGGCGGCTTCCTGATCGGCGGCATCATGGTCGCCGGCCTGGCCTTCGCGCCGCCCATGGCGCAGCGCCGGCTGGCGATCGCCACGATCGTGCTCGGTCTCCTGGTCGTCAACAGCACGCCGGTAAATCCCTACTTCAGCGCCACCATGCAAGACTGGGTGCAAGGGAAGTTCCTGAACTTCAATGGCGCGGCCCGGTTCCTGTCGCTGCTGTGGCCCTTCTGCGCGCTGTGGTTCCTGTGGCTGCCCTCCCATAAACTCAATAAATCCTGA
- a CDS encoding ABC transporter permease yields the protein MPIAQEPTLTYDPGGASGATVTADGTWQVHVLAQRKVIKGITSQLKSASADARWDLTAIDSMDHIGAQLFWQAWGYKRPAALELAPGQEEFFKRLEATGRLELPRQRGLHMNWITTLGTGVLHFVEHLQGFVRLIGQVVQDLWRFIAAPQRGPWKEISANIFHAGFQALGITALVGFLIGVVLSYLSAQQLRNFGGDIYLVNLLGMSIIRELGPLLAAILVAGRSGSSITAQLGVMRVTEELDAMLVMGISHGFRLVMPKVVALAISMPLLVIWTDTMALIGGMVSAKLELNLSARYFIQKLPDAVPLANYMIGLGKGVVFGMLIALVSCHFGLRIQPNTESLGRGTTTSVVTAITVVILADAVFAIVFNGVGF from the coding sequence ATGCCCATTGCACAAGAGCCAACCTTGACATATGACCCCGGCGGCGCGTCGGGTGCGACGGTAACCGCCGATGGCACATGGCAGGTCCACGTGCTCGCGCAGCGCAAGGTCATCAAGGGCATCACCAGCCAGTTGAAGTCGGCCAGCGCCGATGCGCGATGGGACCTTACCGCGATCGACAGCATGGACCACATCGGCGCCCAGCTGTTCTGGCAAGCCTGGGGCTACAAGCGCCCGGCCGCTCTCGAACTCGCACCAGGCCAGGAAGAATTCTTCAAGCGGCTGGAAGCCACCGGCAGGCTGGAGCTGCCCCGCCAGCGCGGCTTGCACATGAACTGGATCACCACGCTGGGCACCGGCGTGCTGCATTTCGTGGAACACCTGCAAGGCTTCGTGCGCCTGATCGGCCAGGTGGTGCAAGACCTGTGGCGCTTCATCGCCGCGCCGCAGCGCGGGCCATGGAAGGAAATCTCCGCCAATATCTTTCACGCCGGCTTCCAGGCCCTCGGCATCACCGCTCTCGTCGGCTTCCTGATCGGCGTGGTGCTCTCCTACCTCTCGGCGCAGCAGCTGCGCAACTTCGGCGGCGACATCTACCTCGTCAACCTGCTCGGCATGAGCATCATCCGCGAACTCGGCCCGCTGCTGGCGGCGATCCTTGTCGCGGGCCGCTCCGGTTCGTCGATCACCGCGCAGCTGGGCGTGATGCGCGTGACCGAGGAACTCGATGCGATGCTCGTGATGGGCATCTCGCACGGCTTCCGGCTCGTGATGCCGAAGGTGGTGGCGCTTGCGATCTCGATGCCGCTGCTGGTGATCTGGACGGATACGATGGCCCTGATCGGCGGCATGGTGTCGGCCAAGCTCGAACTGAACCTGTCGGCCCGCTACTTCATCCAGAAACTGCCCGACGCGGTGCCACTGGCGAACTACATGATCGGCCTGGGCAAGGGTGTCGTGTTCGGCATGCTGATCGCCCTCGTCTCCTGCCACTTCGGCCTGCGCATCCAGCCGAACACCGAGAGCCTGGGCCGCGGCACCACCACGTCGGTCGTCACCGCGATCACCGTCGTGATCCTGGCCGATGCCGTGTTCGCGATCGTCTTCAACGGAGTGGGATTCTGA
- a CDS encoding ABC-type transport auxiliary lipoprotein family protein: MTTSPRFHPIGQLALAAVACIALLAGCASSKGPTPTSFDFGPVAAPVTNSPAATAFPALIVADVSGPATLDTDRMFYRLAYANAQQALPYAYNRWAATPLQLLSQRMKARIAQGGVKVLSTTDATGGIPVLRLEMDEFSQNFTSATQSSANISLRASLFDGHRLVDQRTFTRSLDAPSADAAGGASALAATSDAIAADLLAWLATLPPR, encoded by the coding sequence ATGACGACTTCCCCACGCTTCCATCCGATCGGCCAACTCGCGCTGGCCGCCGTCGCCTGCATCGCCCTGCTGGCCGGCTGTGCCTCGAGCAAAGGGCCCACGCCCACCAGCTTCGACTTCGGGCCGGTGGCGGCGCCGGTGACCAATTCCCCTGCCGCGACGGCATTCCCCGCCCTCATCGTGGCGGACGTAAGCGGCCCGGCCACGCTGGACACCGATCGCATGTTCTACCGCCTTGCCTATGCGAATGCGCAGCAGGCGCTGCCCTATGCGTACAACCGCTGGGCCGCCACTCCGCTGCAACTGCTGTCGCAGCGCATGAAGGCGCGTATCGCCCAGGGAGGCGTGAAGGTGCTGTCGACCACGGACGCCACGGGCGGCATACCGGTGTTGCGCCTGGAGATGGACGAGTTCTCGCAGAACTTCACCAGCGCCACGCAGAGCAGCGCCAATATCTCGCTGCGCGCCTCGCTGTTCGACGGCCACCGGCTGGTGGACCAGCGCACCTTCACGCGCTCGCTCGATGCGCCCAGCGCGGACGCCGCCGGCGGCGCCAGCGCACTGGCCGCCACGTCGGACGCGATCGCGGCCGATCTCCTTGCCTGGCTGGCCACGCTGCCGCCGCGCTGA
- a CDS encoding aldo/keto reductase: MTNQACPAVRTSEHGPALSRIVAGMWRMGEWRMAPQERLAFVERCIDMGVTSFDHADIYGLYTVEALFGEALALRPALRERIQLVSKCGIQLVSPARPAHKIKQYDTSAAHITASVDNSLRALRTDYLDLLLIHRPDPLMDFDEIAETFEQLRAAGKVRHFGVSNFSRHQFECLHRRIPLATNQVEFSPLHTAPMYDETFDGLQDLRVSPMIWSPLAGGRLFSNDPATETLRAAIARIAAEIDQPFGSVVFAWIMQLPSRPVPLTGSGRIEAIEEAVRATRVELTRTQWFEILRAAQGHEVP, from the coding sequence ATGACGAATCAAGCTTGCCCCGCCGTCCGCACTTCCGAACATGGTCCCGCGCTGTCGCGCATCGTTGCCGGCATGTGGCGCATGGGCGAATGGAGGATGGCGCCGCAGGAGCGCCTGGCGTTCGTCGAACGATGCATCGACATGGGCGTGACGAGCTTCGACCATGCCGACATCTACGGGCTCTACACCGTGGAGGCCCTGTTCGGCGAAGCGCTCGCGCTGCGGCCGGCACTGCGCGAACGCATCCAGCTCGTGAGCAAATGCGGCATCCAGCTGGTATCGCCCGCGCGCCCGGCGCACAAGATCAAGCAATACGACACGTCGGCCGCGCATATCACCGCGTCGGTGGACAATTCCCTGCGGGCCCTGCGCACCGATTACCTCGACCTGCTGCTGATCCACCGGCCCGACCCGCTGATGGACTTCGACGAGATCGCGGAAACCTTCGAACAGTTGCGAGCGGCAGGCAAGGTGCGGCACTTCGGCGTGTCGAATTTCAGCCGCCACCAGTTCGAATGCCTGCATCGCCGCATTCCGCTGGCCACCAACCAGGTGGAATTCTCGCCGCTGCACACTGCGCCCATGTACGACGAAACGTTCGACGGCCTGCAAGACCTGCGGGTGTCGCCGATGATCTGGTCGCCACTGGCCGGCGGCCGTTTGTTCAGCAACGATCCGGCCACCGAAACGCTGCGCGCCGCGATCGCGCGTATCGCAGCGGAGATCGATCAGCCATTCGGCAGCGTGGTCTTCGCATGGATCATGCAGTTGCCGTCCAGGCCGGTTCCGCTCACGGGCAGCGGCCGGATCGAGGCGATCGAGGAAGCGGTTCGCGCAACGCGGGTCGAGCTCACCCGCACCCAATGGTTCGAGATCCTGCGCGCCGCGCAGGGCCACGAGGTGCCTTGA
- a CDS encoding D-alanyl-D-alanine carboxypeptidase family protein gives MKKMLAALATSVLLLSSAVAQTIPAPTIAAKSWLLLDATSGQLIAAQDPNMRVEPASLTKIMTAYLTFEALRDKKLDINQKVNVSVRAWKVDSSSSKMFIDPAVPVSINDLLHGLMVQSGNDAAVALAEAVAGDEATFVTLMNREAKRLGMTNTRFANPHGLPSPDNYTTARDLSILAKHVIQEFPQYYKIDSVKSYTYNKITQQNRNRLLWLDPTVDGMKTGHTESAGYCMVASAKRPSGNVERRLISVVMGTNSDATRTAESQKLLNWGFQNFDTVKLYSKGQAVDTPQIWKGAKNNIKIGFRQDVLVTVPKGVAAKMKPQLERKDPLVAPVPEGANVGKLKMVVDGKPMLELPVVALETVEQASIFGRAWDSMRLWLK, from the coding sequence ATGAAAAAAATGCTCGCGGCACTGGCTACCAGTGTCCTGTTACTCTCCTCCGCCGTCGCACAAACCATCCCTGCCCCGACCATCGCCGCCAAGTCCTGGCTGCTGCTCGACGCCACCAGTGGCCAGCTGATCGCTGCGCAGGACCCGAACATGCGCGTGGAACCGGCTTCGCTGACCAAGATCATGACCGCCTACCTCACCTTCGAGGCACTGCGCGACAAGAAGCTGGACATCAACCAGAAGGTCAACGTTTCCGTGCGCGCCTGGAAGGTCGATTCCTCCAGCTCGAAGATGTTCATCGACCCGGCCGTTCCCGTGTCGATCAACGACCTGCTGCACGGCCTGATGGTCCAGTCGGGTAACGACGCCGCCGTGGCGTTGGCCGAAGCGGTGGCCGGCGACGAAGCCACCTTCGTCACGCTGATGAACCGCGAGGCGAAGCGCCTGGGCATGACCAATACCCGCTTCGCCAACCCGCACGGCCTGCCCAGCCCGGACAATTACACGACCGCGCGCGACCTGTCGATCCTGGCCAAGCACGTGATCCAGGAATTCCCGCAGTACTACAAGATCGACTCGGTGAAGAGTTACACCTACAACAAGATCACCCAGCAGAACCGCAACCGCCTGCTGTGGCTCGACCCGACCGTGGACGGCATGAAGACGGGCCACACCGAATCGGCCGGCTACTGCATGGTGGCGTCGGCCAAGCGGCCGAGCGGTAACGTGGAACGCCGCCTGATCTCGGTGGTGATGGGCACGAACTCGGACGCGACGCGCACGGCCGAAAGCCAGAAGCTGCTGAACTGGGGCTTCCAGAACTTCGATACCGTGAAGCTGTACTCGAAGGGCCAGGCGGTCGACACGCCGCAGATCTGGAAAGGCGCCAAGAACAACATCAAGATCGGTTTCCGCCAGGACGTGCTGGTGACGGTGCCGAAGGGTGTGGCCGCCAAGATGAAGCCGCAGCTGGAGCGCAAGGACCCGCTGGTGGCGCCGGTGCCGGAAGGCGCCAACGTGGGCAAGCTGAAGATGGTGGTGGATGGCAAACCGATGCTGGAACTGCCGGTCGTTGCGCTGGAAACGGTGGAACAGGCGTCGATCTTCGGCCGCGCGTGGGACTCCATGCGCCTGTGGCTGAAGTAA
- a CDS encoding (2Fe-2S) ferredoxin domain-containing protein, with the protein MSETPYFKHHVFFCMNTRDDGRESCGPRGAEQAQKHAKKRCKQLDINGAGGVRINQAGCLDRCEHGPVLVVYPEGTWYTYVDTSDIDEIIDSHLVGGKPVERLKIK; encoded by the coding sequence ATGAGCGAGACCCCTTACTTCAAGCACCACGTGTTCTTCTGCATGAACACGCGGGACGACGGCCGTGAAAGCTGCGGCCCGCGCGGCGCCGAGCAGGCGCAGAAGCACGCCAAGAAGCGCTGCAAGCAGCTGGACATCAACGGCGCCGGCGGTGTGCGCATCAACCAGGCAGGCTGCCTGGACCGCTGCGAACACGGCCCCGTGCTCGTGGTCTACCCCGAGGGCACGTGGTACACGTACGTGGATACGTCCGACATCGATGAGATCATCGACAGCCACCTGGTGGGTGGCAAACCCGTGGAAAGGCTGAAGATCAAATAA
- a CDS encoding ATP-binding cassette domain-containing protein, with product MDEREEAGLSCSGAPSELTLDGSVPVVEITNLQTKFGKTVIHNNLNLTIEDGEIMSIVGGSGTGKTVLLRQMLGLERPSQGCVRVFGEDITQAKPAQLQLLRNHWGMLFQEGALYSALTVFENIAQPMRELGVLPDALVRDAVLLKMNMVGLGPEHANKMPSDLSGGMVKRVALARALALEPKLLFLDEPTAGLDPDRSESFVSLIKSLHRELGLTVVMVTHDLDTLFALSTRIAVLAEKHVIAVGPTREVIAVNHPFIKEFFLGDRGKRALEALQ from the coding sequence ATGGACGAGCGCGAAGAAGCGGGTCTCAGCTGCTCCGGCGCGCCGAGCGAACTGACGCTGGACGGCAGCGTTCCCGTCGTGGAGATCACGAACCTGCAGACGAAGTTTGGCAAGACCGTCATCCACAACAACCTGAACCTCACCATCGAGGATGGCGAGATCATGTCGATCGTTGGCGGCTCCGGCACGGGCAAGACGGTGCTGCTGCGCCAGATGCTGGGCCTGGAACGGCCGTCGCAGGGCTGCGTGCGCGTCTTCGGGGAGGACATCACGCAGGCCAAGCCCGCCCAGCTGCAACTGCTGCGCAATCACTGGGGCATGCTGTTCCAGGAAGGCGCGCTGTATTCGGCGCTCACCGTGTTCGAGAACATCGCCCAGCCGATGCGCGAACTGGGCGTGCTGCCCGACGCGCTGGTGCGCGACGCGGTGCTGCTGAAGATGAACATGGTCGGGCTGGGACCCGAGCATGCGAACAAGATGCCGTCCGACCTGTCCGGCGGCATGGTCAAGCGCGTTGCGCTGGCGCGGGCGCTCGCGCTGGAACCGAAGCTGCTGTTCCTGGACGAGCCCACGGCCGGCCTGGACCCGGACCGCTCGGAAAGCTTCGTTTCGTTGATCAAGTCATTGCACCGCGAACTGGGCCTGACCGTGGTGATGGTGACGCACGACCTCGATACGCTGTTCGCCCTGTCGACGCGTATCGCCGTCCTGGCGGAAAAGCACGTGATCGCGGTGGGCCCCACGCGCGAGGTTATCGCGGTGAACCACCCGTTCATCAAGGAATTCTTCCTGGGCGACCGCGGCAAGCGCGCGCTCGAAGCCCTGCAATAG
- a CDS encoding MlaD family protein: MENRSHAFMTGIFTLTLLAAAVLFGIWFNRDRVEYDPYLLATTLAVPGLNPQAAVRYRGLEVGKVDGIDFDPKMAGQILIHLSIDPATPITKTTYATLGYQGVTGIAYIQLDDESVGSQRLATNADDPARIPLRPGLLDQLEKRGTAILSQAEEVTEKLNDLLNDENRKTILAAFSDVSETVNRYKALPGQLGPTIEKLPALAAKAETAIDSVNTLAQDVTALSQSLHGPQGTLTRLGDSVDRAVTGVEAVTTGAQLETLPSITALTDETRSSMRAVRRTMNTLNDRPQSILFGAPDAAPGPGEPGFTAPAP; the protein is encoded by the coding sequence ATGGAAAACCGATCGCACGCGTTCATGACCGGCATCTTCACGCTGACCCTGCTCGCGGCCGCCGTCCTGTTCGGCATATGGTTCAACCGCGACCGCGTGGAATACGACCCCTACCTGCTGGCCACCACGCTCGCCGTGCCCGGCCTGAATCCGCAGGCCGCGGTGCGCTACCGCGGCCTCGAGGTGGGCAAGGTCGATGGCATCGACTTCGATCCGAAGATGGCCGGACAGATCCTGATCCACCTGTCGATCGACCCGGCCACGCCGATCACGAAGACCACCTATGCCACGCTGGGCTACCAGGGCGTGACCGGCATCGCCTACATCCAGCTGGACGACGAATCGGTGGGTTCGCAGCGGCTGGCCACGAATGCCGACGATCCTGCCCGCATCCCATTGCGCCCCGGCCTGCTCGACCAGCTGGAAAAGCGCGGCACGGCCATCCTGTCGCAGGCCGAGGAAGTGACGGAGAAACTGAACGACCTCCTGAACGACGAGAACCGCAAGACCATCCTGGCAGCCTTCTCCGACGTGAGCGAGACCGTGAACCGCTACAAGGCGCTGCCAGGCCAGCTTGGTCCGACGATCGAAAAGCTGCCGGCGCTGGCCGCCAAGGCGGAAACGGCGATCGACTCCGTCAACACGCTGGCGCAGGACGTGACCGCCCTGTCGCAAAGCCTGCACGGCCCGCAAGGCACGCTCACGCGCCTCGGCGATTCCGTCGACCGCGCCGTGACCGGCGTGGAAGCCGTGACGACCGGCGCGCAGCTGGAAACGCTGCCCAGCATCACGGCGCTGACCGATGAAACCCGTTCGTCGATGCGTGCCGTGCGCCGCACGATGAATACCCTGAACGATCGTCCGCAGAGCATCCTGTTCGGCGCCCCGGACGCGGCGCCCGGCCCGGGCGAACCCGGCTTCACTGCGCCGGCCCCATGA